The following proteins are encoded in a genomic region of Amyelois transitella isolate CPQ chromosome 14, ilAmyTran1.1, whole genome shotgun sequence:
- the LOC106132401 gene encoding DDB1- and CUL4-associated factor 8, whose amino-acid sequence MEDNPPSDDEVNNSPVSPKIGAKKLKLNDGSSQDSLNKDSGSSSKREKDENVDSGVSADKSESTSSDDRVNMAVEGPSNEVVNVAPSSSNVRAILLNIRRPKRGRNYRKRKTPDRDSDSNDSSRDSDDLSVEETVLSVRTQENSNSEVESDDYQRYLGGSFSEMSPSGSSSSSSETNDSYDSDVTDDVARQSDDTDSDNLVWSRFEVGGAESTDTSVLLKERPKHNYHICREIINREMGLTFPCGKTGKYEVMFEKKFYSSLHSIYRLDKLHYLNEHKGCVNSINFHPEGHLLASGSDDTHVIVWDWARNIPLQKIKTGHKSNVFQSKFLYLNAESQLNIVTCARDGQVRLLQCPPSGGPAVARRRLLSHARAAHKLHVCAAEPHVVISAAEDGLVMQCDVRDDHPSRLFQVRDQRRTIPLYSVSGHPLEPRQLAVAGRDRFVRVYDRRKSTKPLLMYCPSAFVLHNGQKKSTRYAMMHMTCAVYNHDGTEILGSYNDEDIYLFDTKKDVYDKDDTTGAKDGYTHRYSGHRNSATFKGVAFFGPKSEYIVSGSDCSYIYIWEKNSEAIVQWLKGDENGVVNCIEGHPRCPVLASSGLDRDVKIWWPALRKDPKYDGLENQIKENRSKVRSTLFHDFLPTLYTAWRGENLLPDDDDGPGALYRENIDFDGNVCTAF is encoded by the exons ATGGAAGATAACCCTCCGAGCGATGACGAAGTTAACAACAGTCCAGTTAGTCCAAAAATTGGAGCTAAAAAGTTAAAGCTGAATGATGGAAGCTCTCAAGACAGCCTCAACAAGGATTCAG gttcTTCAAGTAAACGCGAGAAGGATGAGAATGTAGACAGTGGAGTTTCTGCTGATAAGTCTGAGAGTACTAGCAGCGATGATCGTGTCAATATGGCCGTGGAAGGGCCTTCCAATGAAGTGGTCAATGTGGCACCTTCAAGTAGTAATGTTAGAGCTATATTGCTTAACATAAGGCGCCCGAAACGCGGTCGGAATTATAGGAAACGAAAAACTCCAGATCGGGATTCAGATAGTAATGATTCTTCAAGGGATTCTGATGATTTGTCTGTGGAGGAAACTGTACTGAGTGTGAGAACACAGGAAAATAGCAATTCAGAGGTAGAAAGTGATGATTACCAAAGATATCTTGGTGGGTCCTTCTCTGAAATGTCGCCAAGTGG GAGTTCCTCATCATCTTCAGAGACCAATGATAGTTATGATTCGGACGTTACCGATGATGTCGCCAGGCAATCCGATGACACGGACAGTGATAATCTGGTGTGGTCGAGGTTTGAAGTCGGGGGCGCTGAGAGCACTGACACTAGCGTTCTGTTGAAGGAGAGGCCCAAACACAACTATCATATATGTAGAG AAATAATAAACCGCGAGATGGGACTGACATTTCCGTGCGGCAAGACAGGCAAATATGAAGTGATGTTTGAGAAAAAATTTTACAGTTCCTTGCATTCAATCTATCGTTTGGATAAGTTGCACTACCTCAACGAACACAAAGGCTGTGTTAATTCTATAAATTTTCACCCGGAAG GCCACCTTCTAGCGTCAGGGTCAGACGACACCCACGTGATAGTGTGGGACTGGGCCCGGAACATACCCCTGCAGAAGATTAAGACGGGTCACAAGTCCAACGTGTTTCAAAGCAAGTTCCTCTACCTCAATGCTGAGAGTCAGTTGAACATCGTCACTTGTGCTAGAGATGGCCAG GTGCGCCTCCTGCAATGCCCCCCGAGCGGCGGGCCGGCCGTGGCGCGGCGCCGCCTCCTCTCGCACGCGCGCGCAGCCCACAAGCTGCACGTGTGCGCGGCCGAGCCGCACGTCGTCATCTCCGCCGCCGAGGACGGGCTCGTCATGCAGTGCGACGTCAGGGACGACCACCCTTCCAG GTTGTTCCAAGTGCGCGACCAGCGGCGCACGATCCCGCTGTACAGCGTGAGCGGGCACCCGCTGGAGCCGCGCCAGCTGGCCGTGGCGGGCCGCGACAGGTTCGTGCGCGTCTACGACAGGAGGAAGTCCACCAAGCCGCTGCTGATGTATTGCCCCTCCGCTTTTGTGCTTCAT aacGGTCAAAAGAAATCTACGCGCTACGCTATGATGCACATGACTTGTGCTGTTTACAACCACGACGGCACCGAGATACTCGGCTCTTACAACGATGAGGACATCTACCTGTTTGATACTAAGAAAGACGTGTACGACAA AGATGACACGACCGGCGCCAAAGACGGTTACACGCACCGCTATAGCGGTCACAGGAACAGCGCTACGTTCAAAGGCGTAGCATTCTTCGGGCCAAAGAGCGAATACATTGTGTCCGGGTCGGATTGTTCCTACATCTATATATGGGAGAAGAACAGTGAAGCCATAGTGCAATGGCTGAAGGGTGATGAAAATGGAGTG GTGAACTGCATAGAAGGTCACCCCCGATGCCCCGTGCTGGCCAGCAGTGGGCTGGACAGGGACGTGAAGATCTGGTGGCCAGCGCTGCGGAAAGACCCCAAATATGATGGACTGGAAAAt